One genomic window of Marinobacter adhaerens HP15 includes the following:
- the wrbA gene encoding NAD(P)H:quinone oxidoreductase has product MAKVLVLYYSMYGHIETMANTIADGAKGVDGVDVTIKRVPETMGDEAFASAGGKSDQEAPVADPKELAEYDAVIFGTPTRFGNMAGQMRTFLDQTGGLWAEGKLHGKVASVFTSTGTGGGQEHTISSFWTTLAHHGMVIVPLGYGIPEFFDISEVNGGTPYGASTIAGGDGSRQPSEKELAIARFQGKHVAELAVKLHG; this is encoded by the coding sequence ATGGCAAAAGTACTTGTGCTCTATTATTCCATGTATGGCCATATCGAGACGATGGCAAACACCATTGCCGACGGCGCTAAAGGCGTTGACGGTGTCGATGTAACCATCAAGCGCGTGCCCGAGACGATGGGCGACGAAGCGTTTGCCAGTGCTGGCGGGAAGTCGGATCAGGAAGCGCCGGTGGCTGATCCGAAAGAGTTGGCAGAATACGATGCGGTGATTTTCGGCACGCCCACTCGTTTCGGCAACATGGCGGGCCAGATGCGTACCTTTCTGGACCAGACGGGTGGCTTATGGGCTGAAGGCAAGCTCCACGGCAAAGTAGCCAGCGTGTTCACGTCTACCGGCACCGGGGGCGGACAGGAGCATACTATCAGCTCTTTCTGGACCACCCTGGCGCACCACGGCATGGTGATTGTGCCCCTCGGGTATGGCATTCCAGAGTTCTTCGATATCTCTGAAGTGAACGGTGGAACGCCCTATGGCGCTTCAACCATCGCCGGTGGCGATGGTTCCAGGCAACCGAGTGAAAAGGAACTCGCCATTGCCCGCTTCCAGGGTAAGCACGTTGCCGAACTGGCAGTAAAGCTGCACGGATAA
- the trhA gene encoding PAQR family membrane homeostasis protein TrhA, whose amino-acid sequence MTYQEDHSVTVTATATPSPAPNTHHRIEEWLNSATHGLGAILSIIGTAALIIGASQFGDIWKIVSFSIFGASLILLYLASALYHSARRPELKSAFKTLDHCAIFLLIAGTYTPFLLVNMRGTVGWTLFAVIWSLAITGVVLKVIFKNRFKLARVGIYVAMGWLITFASSDLVANLSETALNLTIAGGVVYTAGVAFYLADRIPYMHAIWHLFVIGGSACHFSAIYYGVLPFSV is encoded by the coding sequence ATGACATATCAGGAAGACCATTCAGTGACAGTGACAGCGACAGCAACTCCATCCCCGGCACCCAATACCCATCACCGCATTGAGGAATGGCTGAACAGTGCCACCCACGGGCTCGGAGCCATCCTGAGCATTATCGGCACTGCGGCCTTGATCATTGGGGCCAGCCAGTTCGGGGATATCTGGAAGATAGTCAGCTTCAGTATTTTTGGCGCTTCGCTGATCCTGCTATACCTGGCCTCCGCCCTGTATCACAGTGCCAGGCGGCCGGAACTGAAAAGCGCCTTCAAGACCCTGGATCATTGCGCCATTTTTCTGCTGATCGCCGGCACCTACACGCCGTTCCTCCTGGTAAATATGCGCGGAACGGTCGGCTGGACGCTGTTCGCCGTAATCTGGTCACTGGCGATCACCGGCGTAGTGCTGAAGGTTATTTTCAAAAACCGCTTCAAGCTCGCAAGGGTTGGCATCTATGTGGCCATGGGCTGGCTGATCACTTTCGCCTCTTCCGATCTGGTGGCCAACCTGAGTGAGACCGCCCTGAACCTGACGATTGCCGGCGGCGTTGTCTACACCGCCGGCGTCGCCTTCTACCTGGCTGACCGCATACCTTACATGCATGCGATCTGGCACCTGTTCGTGATCGGCGGCAGCGCCTGCCACTTCAGTGCCATCTACTATGGCGTGCTGCCTTTCAGCGTCTGA
- a CDS encoding EVE domain-containing protein, whose protein sequence is MTKWLVKSEPSECGIEDFATAPTGVIPWDGVRNYQARNFLARMAEGDEVFLYHSSCKHIGIAGIVKVVRSAYPDPTQFDPESPYFDAKSTAEKPRWQAVDMKYVRTLPKLIPLDELKSMAGLEDLPLVRKGNRLSVMPVSEEEWQIILGQAG, encoded by the coding sequence ATGACGAAGTGGCTGGTTAAATCAGAACCTTCAGAATGCGGCATCGAGGATTTTGCCACGGCCCCGACCGGTGTGATTCCCTGGGATGGCGTGCGCAACTACCAGGCCCGGAATTTTCTGGCGCGCATGGCAGAGGGTGACGAGGTCTTTCTTTACCACTCCAGCTGCAAACATATCGGGATAGCCGGTATCGTAAAGGTCGTTCGCAGCGCCTATCCAGATCCAACCCAGTTTGATCCTGAATCGCCCTACTTTGATGCCAAGAGCACCGCTGAGAAGCCTCGCTGGCAAGCCGTGGACATGAAGTACGTTCGCACGCTGCCGAAACTGATCCCGCTGGATGAGCTTAAATCCATGGCCGGGCTCGAAGACCTGCCTTTGGTCCGCAAGGGTAACCGGCTCTCAGTGATGCCCGTGAGCGAGGAGGAGTGGCAGATCATCCTGGGCCAGGCTGGCTGA
- a CDS encoding ion transporter, protein MPSQLNPASGFEKLRRIESSKVFQGAVITIIILSALTIGAKTYDLPPLVEKSLIVMDNAITLFFLLEILFRFGVCANKKRFLFDGWNLFDTLVVIGSLIPLDNSEAVLLGRLLRVFRVLRLVSVVPELRFLINSLLKAIPRMGYIALLMFIIFYIYAAMGSMFFASVDEELWGDVAIAMLTLFRVATFEDWTDVMYATMEQYPLSWVFYITFIFLTAFVFLNMMIGAILEVMSEEQNAKQAQKAHDERDEIARQLQAVQVQLAELTKQISEKR, encoded by the coding sequence ATGCCGTCCCAACTGAACCCCGCCTCCGGTTTCGAGAAACTCCGCCGCATTGAGTCCAGCAAGGTTTTCCAGGGCGCAGTCATCACCATCATCATCCTGTCGGCACTGACCATTGGCGCCAAAACCTATGATCTGCCGCCCCTGGTGGAGAAGTCGCTCATCGTGATGGACAACGCCATCACCCTGTTTTTCCTGCTGGAAATCCTGTTCCGATTCGGTGTGTGCGCCAACAAGAAACGTTTTCTGTTCGACGGATGGAACCTGTTCGATACCCTGGTGGTCATCGGCAGCCTGATTCCTCTGGATAACTCCGAAGCGGTTCTGCTGGGACGTCTGTTGCGGGTTTTCCGGGTGTTGCGCCTGGTGTCGGTGGTTCCGGAGCTCCGGTTCCTGATCAACTCGCTGCTAAAAGCGATTCCGCGCATGGGCTACATCGCCCTGCTGATGTTCATCATTTTCTACATTTACGCGGCCATGGGTTCGATGTTCTTCGCCAGCGTGGACGAGGAACTCTGGGGCGACGTGGCCATCGCCATGCTGACACTCTTCCGGGTGGCTACCTTCGAGGACTGGACGGATGTGATGTACGCCACCATGGAGCAGTATCCGCTGAGCTGGGTTTTCTACATCACCTTCATATTCCTGACGGCGTTTGTTTTCCTGAATATGATGATCGGGGCAATCCTGGAGGTCATGAGCGAGGAGCAGAACGCCAAGCAGGCCCAGAAGGCCCACGATGAGCGGGACGAAATTGCCCGCCAGCTCCAGGCCGTTCAGGTACAACTGGCGGAGCTGACGAAGCAGATCAGCGAAAAGCGCTGA
- a CDS encoding SirB2 family protein, which translates to MTAYMILKHLHVTTAYLTITLFALRLLLDAVGRPGWRQTPLRFIPHINDTILLVAAISLVFVAGYASAMPGWLIAKIVLLVGYIIAGVFALKTTLGKPVRISAAVLALVQVTAILHLALAKPF; encoded by the coding sequence ATGACCGCGTACATGATTCTGAAACACCTGCACGTGACCACCGCGTACCTCACCATCACCCTCTTTGCCCTGCGTCTGCTCCTGGACGCCGTCGGAAGACCTGGGTGGCGACAGACACCGCTGCGGTTCATTCCCCACATCAACGACACCATTTTGCTGGTGGCGGCGATCTCTCTGGTTTTTGTGGCCGGGTACGCTTCGGCCATGCCGGGTTGGCTGATTGCCAAAATTGTCTTACTGGTCGGCTACATCATTGCTGGCGTGTTCGCCCTGAAAACCACCCTCGGAAAGCCCGTTCGAATTTCCGCGGCGGTACTGGCCCTGGTGCAGGTTACGGCCATTCTTCATCTGGCCCTGGCCAAGCCGTTCTGA
- a CDS encoding NnrS family protein, which produces MRAIPTSPERASVSVSQLFSYPFRIFFLSMTVLALAVIPLWVMQVNGVISLPLAMPGLFWHQHEMLFGFLSAAIAGFLLTAVCVWTQTERTHGFRLVLLWGVWLAGRVLLATGADLPFWLVQGVNLAFLPLVVVDAGWRIWHARQKRQLMIMVILGLLWLMQIGFVTRLDMAFSYGALVMAMALISIVGGRITPAFSTGWLRQRGLDSNAVKTIPALDMATVFSLILLMVSLVTGWQTVTGLLALLSGGLMLVRLAGWKGWLVRQEPLLWILHLSILWVPVALFLLAGTLFAGWPSNAWSHAAGTGAVACLILGVIARVALGHSGRPLVLPKGMVFAFVAIHLAALVRVLTAFEIIPWHPGIGGSALLWLVAFGIFLYRYTAILASPRPDGREG; this is translated from the coding sequence ATGCGGGCCATTCCTACTTCCCCTGAACGGGCGTCGGTCAGCGTCAGCCAATTATTTTCCTACCCCTTTCGGATTTTCTTTCTGTCCATGACCGTTCTGGCCCTTGCCGTCATTCCCCTCTGGGTGATGCAGGTCAATGGTGTTATCAGTCTTCCACTGGCCATGCCCGGGTTATTCTGGCACCAGCACGAGATGTTGTTTGGCTTTCTGTCGGCAGCGATCGCGGGGTTCCTATTAACCGCAGTGTGCGTGTGGACCCAGACAGAACGAACCCATGGATTCAGATTGGTGCTGCTCTGGGGCGTCTGGCTGGCCGGCCGTGTACTGCTGGCAACCGGTGCTGACCTGCCCTTTTGGCTGGTTCAGGGAGTAAACCTGGCATTCCTGCCCCTGGTGGTGGTGGATGCCGGCTGGCGTATCTGGCACGCCCGGCAAAAACGACAACTGATGATCATGGTGATACTCGGCCTGCTTTGGCTGATGCAGATCGGCTTTGTCACCCGCCTCGACATGGCCTTCAGCTATGGTGCACTGGTCATGGCCATGGCACTGATCAGTATTGTCGGTGGCCGCATCACTCCGGCGTTTTCCACCGGCTGGTTGCGCCAGAGGGGACTCGACAGCAACGCTGTAAAGACCATTCCCGCGCTGGACATGGCAACTGTATTCAGCCTGATTCTGCTGATGGTATCCCTGGTGACTGGCTGGCAAACCGTTACCGGTTTGCTGGCGCTGCTGTCCGGTGGGCTTATGCTGGTGCGTCTGGCGGGATGGAAGGGCTGGCTCGTACGCCAGGAACCCCTGCTCTGGATTCTGCACCTGTCCATCCTGTGGGTGCCGGTAGCCCTGTTCCTGCTGGCAGGCACACTGTTCGCGGGCTGGCCCTCCAACGCCTGGAGCCATGCCGCCGGCACCGGGGCGGTGGCGTGCCTGATTCTGGGGGTTATTGCCCGGGTCGCCCTCGGCCACAGCGGCAGACCGCTGGTGTTGCCGAAGGGAATGGTGTTTGCCTTCGTTGCAATTCATCTGGCCGCGCTGGTACGAGTACTCACAGCCTTCGAGATCATCCCATGGCACCCGGGCATTGGTGGCAGCGCCCTGCTCTGGCTGGTCGCCTTTGGTATATTCCTGTACCGCTACACCGCCATCCTGGCCAGCCCCAGACCGGATGGCCGAGAAGGCTGA
- the fabA gene encoding bifunctional 3-hydroxydecanoyl-ACP dehydratase/trans-2-decenoyl-ACP isomerase translates to MNPDHFDKEDLIKCGHGELFPGSMRLPINEMLMFDRVTHIADDDGLYGKGSLVAELDINPDLWFFKVHFVDDPVMPGCLGLDAMWQLVGFFLAWGGGEGKGRALGAGEVKFTGQVLPTAKKVTYRLDLKRVIRRKLTMAIADGRMEVDGREIYTAKDLRVGMFTSTDDF, encoded by the coding sequence ATGAACCCGGATCATTTTGATAAAGAAGACCTGATCAAATGCGGCCATGGCGAGCTCTTCCCCGGCTCCATGCGCCTGCCCATCAACGAGATGCTGATGTTTGACCGCGTCACGCACATTGCGGACGACGACGGCCTGTACGGCAAGGGCAGCCTGGTAGCGGAGCTCGACATCAATCCGGACCTGTGGTTCTTCAAGGTGCACTTCGTTGATGATCCCGTGATGCCGGGCTGCCTCGGCCTCGATGCCATGTGGCAGCTGGTAGGCTTCTTCCTCGCCTGGGGTGGCGGTGAAGGCAAGGGCCGCGCATTGGGCGCCGGTGAAGTGAAGTTCACCGGCCAGGTCTTGCCGACGGCCAAGAAAGTCACCTACCGTCTGGATCTCAAACGCGTGATCAGGCGCAAACTGACCATGGCAATTGCCGATGGCCGGATGGAGGTAGACGGCCGGGAAATCTACACAGCCAAAGACCTGCGGGTCGGCATGTTCACCTCGACCGATGATTTTTAG
- the fabB gene encoding beta-ketoacyl-ACP synthase I has translation MRRVVITGMGIVSSLGTNQKEVAQSLRESRSGIGFSEEARDNGLRSHICGQINLNLPELIDRKLWRFMCPASGYTYLAMLEAIEQAGLTDEHIKADTTGIIFGQGGASTVELLDSIDTHRDRGIRRVGPYRVPRTMGSAINASLATGFGIRGINYGITSACATSAHSIGHAADLIALGRQDVMFAGGGEDIHWTLSLLFDAMGALSTKYNDTPELASRTYDANRDGFVISGGGGVLALEALEHAEARGANILAELVGFGATSDGADMVAPSGEGAVRCMKQAMKNLDGEISYVNTHGTSTPAGDITELKALKETFGDKIPPLSSTKPLCGHALGAAGVHEAIYSLIMLREGFIAPSANIQDLDEGAEGYPIVRERMDNQKLDLVMSNSFGFGGTNASLVFKKV, from the coding sequence ATGCGTCGTGTTGTAATCACCGGTATGGGCATTGTTTCCAGCCTTGGTACCAACCAGAAGGAAGTCGCACAGTCACTCAGGGAATCCCGTTCTGGCATCGGCTTTAGCGAAGAAGCCCGGGACAATGGTCTGCGCAGCCACATCTGCGGCCAGATCAACCTGAACCTGCCCGAATTGATTGACCGGAAACTGTGGCGTTTCATGTGCCCCGCTTCCGGTTACACCTATCTGGCGATGCTTGAGGCTATCGAGCAGGCCGGGCTGACCGATGAGCACATCAAGGCCGACACCACTGGTATCATCTTTGGCCAGGGCGGCGCCTCGACGGTTGAGCTGCTGGATTCCATCGATACCCATCGCGACCGCGGTATCCGCCGTGTCGGGCCCTATCGCGTGCCGCGCACCATGGGCAGTGCGATCAATGCGTCACTGGCAACCGGGTTTGGCATTCGCGGCATCAACTACGGCATCACCTCTGCCTGCGCTACCAGCGCGCATTCGATCGGCCATGCCGCCGATCTGATCGCTCTCGGGCGCCAGGATGTCATGTTTGCCGGCGGTGGCGAAGATATCCACTGGACCCTGAGCCTGCTATTCGATGCCATGGGCGCCCTGTCGACGAAATACAACGACACGCCTGAACTGGCGTCACGCACCTATGACGCGAACCGGGACGGCTTCGTGATTTCTGGTGGTGGCGGTGTGTTGGCCCTCGAAGCGCTGGAGCACGCGGAAGCGCGGGGCGCAAACATCCTGGCAGAGCTCGTCGGCTTCGGTGCAACTTCCGATGGCGCAGATATGGTTGCCCCGAGTGGCGAGGGCGCAGTGCGCTGCATGAAGCAGGCAATGAAGAACCTGGATGGCGAAATCAGCTACGTGAATACTCACGGCACCAGCACCCCGGCCGGAGACATCACCGAGCTGAAAGCATTGAAAGAGACATTTGGCGACAAGATCCCGCCGCTGAGCTCCACCAAACCCCTTTGCGGCCACGCTCTTGGCGCGGCGGGCGTACATGAGGCTATTTACAGCCTGATCATGCTGCGTGAAGGCTTTATTGCTCCATCGGCAAATATCCAGGACCTTGATGAAGGGGCCGAAGGCTACCCGATCGTTCGGGAACGCATGGATAACCAGAAACTGGACCTGGTGATGAGCAACAGCTTTGGCTTTGGCGGCACCAATGCCTCTCTGGTGTTCAAAAAGGTCTGA
- a CDS encoding helix-turn-helix transcriptional regulator, which produces MASKPLTPEVARASLSVRVSSLISVQLARGKVGVEVVASQLHMSRYTLHKKLKREGLTFARLLEDVRRRQALTYMQDRTKPLVEIAEQLGFSELSAFSRAFKRWMGTSPAEYRSVRLS; this is translated from the coding sequence ATGGCATCAAAGCCTCTGACGCCAGAGGTGGCGCGGGCTTCGCTGAGTGTCAGGGTCAGTTCCCTGATCAGTGTTCAGCTTGCTCGTGGCAAAGTTGGTGTGGAAGTCGTGGCGTCGCAGCTGCATATGAGCCGCTACACGTTGCACAAGAAACTGAAGCGTGAAGGGCTGACATTCGCCCGTTTGCTGGAGGATGTTCGCCGCAGGCAGGCGCTGACCTACATGCAGGACAGGACCAAACCGCTGGTGGAGATTGCCGAGCAGCTCGGTTTTTCGGAGTTGAGCGCATTCAGCCGGGCTTTCAAGCGCTGGATGGGAACATCCCCGGCTGAATATCGCTCTGTCAGGCTTTCCTGA
- the trhP gene encoding prephenate-dependent tRNA uridine(34) hydroxylase TrhP, translated as MNTPELLAPAGTPEHLETAFAYGADAVYAGQPRYSLRVRNNSFKDVAALGAGIERAHELGKQFYLVSNIAPHNDKVRSYLRDLAPVLEQKPDALIMSDPGLIMLVREKWPDQPIHLSVQANAVNWATVEFWRRQGISRVILSRELALNEIREIRERVPEMELEVFVHGALCMAYSGRCLLSGYMNHRDANQGACTNACRWNYKQVQHGHDQTGDLIATCGGGDVQEVAPKEILLEEPNRPRGFIPAYEDEHGTYIMNSKDLRAVQHVAELAKMGVHSLKIEGRTKSTYYVARTTQVYRRAIDEAMQGKPFDMNLMDELEALSNRGYTEGFLRRHMPREYQTYEQGSSFLGTQQVVGTITDTDDQWLTIDVKNKFAPGDQLELISPAGNIRFSANVMENRNGQAMDYAPGSGHIVRIPIPADLPQNLNHSYLTRILPSAPSN; from the coding sequence ATGAACACCCCAGAACTGCTCGCCCCCGCGGGCACCCCCGAACACCTTGAAACCGCCTTTGCCTATGGCGCCGATGCGGTCTACGCCGGCCAGCCGCGCTATTCGCTGAGAGTAAGAAACAACAGTTTCAAAGACGTTGCAGCGCTTGGCGCGGGCATTGAACGGGCCCACGAACTGGGCAAACAGTTCTACCTTGTCTCCAACATAGCACCTCACAACGACAAGGTGCGGTCCTATCTGAGGGATCTGGCGCCAGTACTGGAACAAAAACCCGACGCGCTGATCATGTCGGATCCCGGCCTGATAATGCTGGTGCGGGAAAAATGGCCAGACCAACCCATCCATCTTTCAGTACAGGCCAACGCGGTGAACTGGGCCACGGTAGAGTTCTGGCGGCGTCAGGGAATCAGCCGAGTCATCCTCTCCCGTGAACTGGCCCTGAATGAAATTCGCGAGATCCGCGAACGGGTCCCGGAGATGGAGCTCGAAGTCTTCGTTCACGGCGCCCTGTGCATGGCTTATTCTGGCCGCTGCCTGCTCTCGGGTTACATGAACCACCGGGACGCCAACCAGGGCGCCTGCACCAACGCCTGCCGCTGGAACTACAAACAGGTCCAGCACGGCCACGACCAGACCGGCGACCTGATCGCCACCTGCGGCGGCGGCGATGTACAGGAGGTGGCACCGAAAGAAATCCTGCTGGAAGAGCCCAACCGCCCGCGCGGATTCATACCCGCCTATGAAGACGAGCACGGCACCTACATCATGAACTCAAAGGATTTGAGAGCCGTTCAACACGTCGCTGAACTGGCAAAGATGGGCGTTCATTCCCTGAAAATTGAGGGCCGAACCAAAAGTACCTACTACGTGGCACGCACTACCCAAGTCTACCGCCGAGCCATCGACGAGGCGATGCAGGGCAAGCCGTTCGACATGAACCTGATGGACGAACTGGAAGCCCTCTCCAACAGGGGCTATACCGAAGGCTTCCTGCGCCGCCATATGCCCCGGGAATACCAGACCTACGAACAGGGCTCCTCATTCCTTGGCACCCAGCAGGTGGTTGGCACCATTACTGACACGGATGACCAGTGGCTGACCATAGACGTGAAAAACAAATTCGCGCCCGGCGACCAACTAGAACTGATCAGCCCAGCCGGCAACATCCGGTTCTCGGCTAATGTCATGGAAAACCGAAACGGCCAGGCCATGGACTATGCGCCGGGCAGCGGGCATATCGTGCGGATTCCGATACCTGCTGATCTTCCTCAGAATCTGAACCACAGCTACCTCACCAGAATATTGCCCTCGGCGCCTAGCAATTAG
- the sufB gene encoding Fe-S cluster assembly protein SufB encodes MATTDTEVNELIKREYEYGFVTDIESDTFEPGLNEDVIARLSGLKKEPEWMLEWRLKAYRRWLEMDEPDWAHVGYPKIDYNSISYYSAPKRPEDMPQSLDEVDPELLKTYEKLGIPLHEREKLAGVAVDAVFDSVSVATTFKEPLAKAGVIFCSISEAIQDYPELVKKYLGSVVPAGDNFFAGLNSAVFSDGTFVYVPKGVRCPMELSTYFRINAANTGQFERTLIIAEDSSYVSYLEGCTAPMRDENQLHAAVVELVALDDAQIKYSTVQNWYPGDEEGKGGIFNFVTKRGAAIGKNSKISWTQVETGSAVTWKYPSCVLRGENSVGEFYSVALTNNYQQADTGTKMIHLGKNTSSTIISKGISAGKSSNAYRGLVKFGPGAEGARNFTQCDSLLIGDRCGAHTFPYIESKNKSAIVEHEATTSKVSDEQMFLCRQRGIDPEQAVSMIVNGFCKEVFKELPMEFAVEAGKLLEVSLEGSVG; translated from the coding sequence ATGGCGACCACCGACACCGAGGTGAACGAGCTGATCAAACGGGAATACGAATACGGATTTGTAACAGACATTGAATCCGACACATTCGAACCCGGCCTTAATGAAGACGTTATCGCCCGCCTTTCCGGCCTCAAGAAAGAACCGGAATGGATGCTGGAGTGGCGGCTGAAAGCCTACCGTCGCTGGCTCGAGATGGACGAGCCGGACTGGGCCCATGTGGGCTATCCGAAAATCGACTACAACTCGATTTCATATTACTCCGCGCCCAAGCGTCCGGAAGACATGCCCCAGAGCCTGGACGAAGTGGATCCGGAACTGCTGAAAACCTACGAAAAGCTGGGCATCCCCCTGCACGAGCGTGAAAAGCTGGCGGGCGTGGCTGTTGATGCCGTATTCGATTCGGTTTCCGTAGCAACAACGTTCAAAGAGCCTCTGGCCAAGGCCGGCGTTATCTTCTGTTCCATCTCCGAGGCGATCCAGGATTACCCGGAGCTGGTCAAAAAATACCTGGGCTCGGTAGTGCCGGCCGGTGACAACTTTTTCGCCGGGCTGAACTCCGCGGTCTTCTCCGACGGTACCTTTGTCTATGTACCCAAGGGCGTTCGCTGCCCCATGGAATTGTCCACCTATTTCCGCATCAACGCGGCCAACACCGGACAGTTCGAGCGTACTCTCATTATTGCCGAAGACAGCAGCTACGTGAGTTACCTTGAAGGTTGCACCGCGCCCATGCGGGACGAGAACCAGCTGCACGCTGCGGTTGTTGAACTGGTGGCTCTGGACGACGCCCAGATCAAATACTCCACGGTGCAGAACTGGTACCCGGGTGATGAAGAAGGTAAAGGCGGCATCTTCAACTTCGTCACCAAGCGTGGCGCCGCCATCGGCAAGAATTCCAAGATTTCCTGGACCCAGGTCGAAACCGGCTCCGCGGTAACCTGGAAGTATCCGAGCTGTGTCCTGCGTGGCGAAAACAGCGTTGGTGAGTTCTATTCCGTAGCACTGACCAACAACTACCAGCAGGCCGACACCGGCACCAAGATGATTCACCTGGGCAAGAACACCTCCAGCACGATCATCTCCAAGGGTATTTCCGCCGGCAAGAGCTCCAACGCTTACCGCGGCCTGGTGAAATTCGGCCCCGGGGCGGAAGGTGCACGTAACTTTACCCAGTGCGATTCGCTCCTGATCGGCGACCGCTGCGGCGCCCACACGTTCCCTTACATTGAAAGCAAGAACAAGTCGGCCATCGTAGAGCACGAGGCAACCACTTCGAAGGTCAGCGACGAGCAGATGTTCCTTTGCCGCCAACGCGGTATCGACCCGGAACAGGCGGTCTCCATGATCGTGAACGGCTTCTGTAAGGAAGTGTTCAAGGAGCTGCCCATGGAGTTCGCTGTCGAAGCCGGCAAACTGCTCGAAGTAAGCCTCGAAGGGTCCGTCGGTTAA
- the sufC gene encoding Fe-S cluster assembly ATPase SufC gives MLSIKNLHASVEGKEILKGINLEIKAGEVHAIMGPNGSGKSTLSQVLAGNEAFEVTEGEITLNGDNLLELETEERAREGIFLAFQYPVEIPGVSNLQFLRTAVNAMRQHKGQDEMNAAEFMKLAKEISKQVDLDPAFLKRGVNEGFSGGEKKRNEIMQALLLQPKLAILDETDSGLDIDALKVVSDGVNALRAEDRAILMVTHYQRLLNHIVPDYVHVLAGGKIIKSGGRELALELEERGYGWLGIKDEETADSSAN, from the coding sequence ATGCTGAGCATCAAGAACCTGCACGCATCCGTTGAGGGCAAAGAAATCCTCAAGGGCATCAACCTGGAAATCAAGGCCGGGGAAGTTCACGCCATCATGGGCCCCAACGGCTCTGGTAAGAGCACCCTGTCGCAGGTGCTGGCAGGCAACGAAGCATTTGAAGTTACCGAGGGTGAAATCACCCTGAACGGCGACAACCTGCTGGAACTTGAAACCGAAGAGCGTGCCCGCGAAGGCATTTTCCTGGCGTTCCAGTACCCGGTGGAGATCCCCGGGGTGAGCAACCTGCAGTTCCTGCGCACCGCCGTGAATGCCATGCGCCAGCACAAGGGCCAGGACGAGATGAACGCGGCCGAGTTCATGAAGCTCGCCAAAGAAATTTCCAAGCAGGTGGATCTGGATCCGGCGTTCCTGAAGCGGGGCGTCAACGAAGGCTTCTCCGGTGGTGAGAAGAAGCGTAATGAGATCATGCAGGCCCTGCTGCTGCAGCCGAAGCTGGCGATTCTCGACGAGACCGACTCCGGGCTCGATATCGACGCCCTGAAGGTTGTTTCTGACGGCGTGAATGCTCTGCGCGCGGAAGACCGCGCCATCCTGATGGTGACTCACTACCAGCGTCTGCTGAACCACATTGTGCCGGACTACGTGCACGTTCTGGCGGGCGGCAAGATCATCAAATCCGGTGGCCGCGAGCTGGCGCTGGAGCTGGAAGAACGCGGCTACGGCTGGCTGGGCATCAAGGATGAAGAAACTGCCGACAGTTCAGCCAACTAA